One genomic window of Nitrosomonas sp. Is35 includes the following:
- a CDS encoding response regulator transcription factor, whose product MYLRLKPSILLQRAKKEQGDQAASATVNSERRRDERRQQEDRRNLTVLRGQARYNRRRHERRDVLMQRDPASGLSIESVARRFDADGPSAQWSAPFCLWIVSGREDLTGQLQNYAENVPVISVLSYKPDQFKEHYEELEDSGSNVILIDTALPEAIVIEQLRAIRRSPSDVKIILLYDNVLPDLVQAIVEFRVSGLLLTGVSQEFFLKAVHAVHKGEYWFPRQLVSRILSFFSGQRNQSTSLQSGDVVFTECEQKVINLLVQGLSNKQIALRLAVSPETVKSHLKAIFAKTGVTNRNRLISLCLTGMRSGRLNLTSSER is encoded by the coding sequence ATGTACTTAAGATTGAAACCATCCATTCTCCTTCAGCGTGCAAAAAAAGAGCAAGGAGATCAGGCGGCTTCCGCTACTGTCAATTCCGAACGGCGCCGGGACGAGCGCCGCCAGCAGGAGGACAGACGCAATTTGACGGTTCTGCGCGGACAGGCGCGCTATAACCGGCGTCGGCATGAACGGCGTGATGTGCTCATGCAGCGTGATCCGGCTTCCGGTTTGTCCATTGAGTCAGTAGCCAGGCGATTTGACGCAGACGGGCCGTCTGCGCAATGGAGTGCTCCTTTTTGTCTATGGATTGTTTCCGGGCGAGAGGATTTAACGGGCCAGTTGCAGAACTACGCGGAGAACGTGCCCGTTATCAGCGTTCTTTCGTACAAGCCCGATCAATTTAAAGAACACTACGAGGAATTGGAGGATTCCGGTTCCAATGTAATCCTGATCGATACCGCTTTACCCGAAGCCATTGTCATCGAGCAGTTGCGCGCCATCAGAAGAAGCCCGTCGGATGTGAAGATAATCTTGTTGTACGATAACGTTCTGCCCGATTTGGTCCAGGCTATTGTTGAATTTCGCGTATCGGGACTCCTGTTGACCGGAGTTAGCCAGGAATTTTTTTTGAAGGCGGTACATGCGGTGCATAAAGGGGAGTATTGGTTTCCCCGTCAACTCGTGAGCCGGATACTGAGTTTTTTCAGTGGCCAGCGGAATCAATCTACCAGTTTGCAGTCAGGCGATGTTGTTTTTACCGAATGCGAACAGAAAGTCATCAATTTGCTGGTTCAAGGGTTAAGCAACAAGCAGATTGCATTGCGTTTGGCCGTGAGTCCGGAAACGGTCAAGTCGCATCTGAAAGCCATTTTTGCAAAAACCGGTGTCACCAACCGCAACCGGTTGATCTCGCTTTGTCTTACCGGGATGCGCAGTGGCCGGTTGAATCTAACAAGTAGCGAGCGTTAA
- a CDS encoding diguanylate cyclase, translating to MKKNDRILALRKAAEAMARGDFAPDIPIGDDDIGNLGKSLKELSAYLQKQSERSQSLYKIMVECNFNLQLIDVLNHIYESFQTHLPYDRISLALLESDRNKLKLHWSRASYDKPELISGLSIPMTDRSLHTLIDLNEMLIIDDLNTHLQRYAESRLAQAIFKEGIRSCLICPLIADGKPIGFLFFSCRKKNAYKNLHKDLSLQIASQLAVIIEKTQLYKGIKLNKQLIAQKKSLEQRVTHDALTGLLNRPAIFDILHKQILRAKRGGFGIAVIMIDIDHFKNINDTCGHPAGDAVLCEIANRLTQSARSHEYIGRYGGEEFLAIISPFSQEGAVKAAERFRKAIASEEINTNQTLIPVTISLGVAIATGEESLDEHLLLQRADDALYQAKHKGRNRVEVARTDR from the coding sequence ATGAAAAAAAATGACCGGATCCTGGCTTTGCGTAAAGCGGCTGAAGCAATGGCACGCGGTGATTTCGCACCGGATATTCCCATCGGGGACGACGACATCGGCAACCTGGGCAAGTCTCTCAAAGAGTTATCCGCTTACCTGCAAAAACAATCGGAAAGAAGCCAGTCGCTGTACAAAATCATGGTTGAATGCAACTTCAATTTGCAGTTGATCGATGTGCTGAACCATATTTATGAATCTTTCCAGACGCATTTGCCTTACGACCGGATCAGTCTGGCTTTGTTGGAGAGCGACAGAAACAAACTGAAACTGCATTGGTCGCGTGCAAGCTATGACAAGCCGGAATTGATCTCCGGTTTATCTATTCCCATGACGGATCGCAGCTTACATACGCTCATCGATCTCAATGAAATGCTGATCATCGATGATTTGAACACCCATTTGCAAAGGTATGCGGAATCCAGGCTGGCACAAGCCATTTTTAAGGAAGGTATCCGCTCCTGCCTGATTTGTCCGTTGATTGCAGACGGAAAGCCCATTGGCTTTCTTTTCTTTTCCTGCCGCAAAAAAAACGCCTATAAAAACCTGCATAAGGACTTATCGCTGCAAATCGCCAGTCAACTGGCCGTGATCATCGAGAAAACCCAGCTTTACAAAGGCATTAAGCTCAACAAACAACTCATCGCGCAGAAGAAATCATTGGAACAGCGTGTCACGCACGATGCATTAACCGGCTTGCTCAACCGTCCCGCCATCTTCGACATCCTGCACAAGCAGATTCTGCGCGCCAAGCGCGGCGGGTTTGGCATCGCGGTGATCATGATCGATATCGATCACTTCAAAAACATCAACGACACCTGCGGCCATCCCGCCGGGGACGCGGTGTTATGCGAAATCGCCAATCGTTTGACGCAATCGGCCCGTTCGCACGAATACATCGGGCGCTATGGCGGCGAGGAGTTTCTGGCGATCATTTCACCGTTTAGCCAGGAAGGCGCGGTAAAAGCCGCGGAACGATTCCGCAAAGCCATCGCCAGCGAGGAAATCAACACCAACCAGACATTGATTCCGGTAACCATCAGCCTGGGCGTGGCTATCGCTACCGGTGAAGAATCACTGGATGAACATTTGCTGCTGCAACGGGCCGATGACGCGCTTTACCAAGCCAAGCACAAAGGCCGTAACCGGGTTGAAGTGGCCAGAACGGATCGTTGA
- a CDS encoding PTS sugar transporter subunit IIA: MIGILVLTHEDLGEHLIRCASHVVGMKPPQLLHLGVFIQDDPDAVLIQARELIQQLDSGDGVLILNDMFGATPCNIASRLVRPGRVECLSGANLPMLVRVLTYRHEPLAAVIEKGLSGGQRGVIQIDAEPCHAN, encoded by the coding sequence ATGATCGGGATTTTAGTTCTTACACATGAAGATTTAGGCGAGCATTTGATTCGTTGCGCGAGCCACGTCGTCGGTATGAAACCGCCGCAACTACTGCACCTGGGCGTTTTTATTCAAGATGATCCCGATGCGGTGCTAATCCAGGCGCGTGAGTTGATTCAGCAGCTGGACAGCGGCGATGGTGTTTTGATATTGAACGATATGTTTGGCGCGACGCCGTGCAATATTGCCAGCCGCCTGGTGCGGCCGGGCAGGGTGGAATGTTTGAGCGGCGCCAATCTGCCGATGCTGGTGCGGGTGCTGACCTACCGCCATGAGCCGCTTGCGGCCGTGATCGAAAAAGGCTTGAGCGGCGGTCAACGCGGTGTGATACAAATTGATGCGGAACCTTGTCATGCAAATTAA
- a CDS encoding HPr family phosphocarrier protein, translating to MQIKEVEIINKLGLHARASAKLTKLASQFKCEVWATRNNRRVNAKSIMGVMTLAANKGSLIQLETSGDDEIDAMAALVALVEDYFGEGE from the coding sequence ATGCAAATTAAAGAAGTCGAAATTATCAATAAACTCGGATTGCACGCGCGTGCTTCCGCCAAACTGACCAAACTGGCCAGTCAATTCAAGTGCGAAGTCTGGGCGACGCGCAATAACCGCCGTGTAAATGCGAAAAGCATCATGGGGGTGATGACGCTTGCGGCTAATAAAGGCTCGCTTATCCAGCTGGAAACCAGCGGCGATGACGAAATAGATGCGATGGCGGCGCTGGTTGCGTTGGTTGAAGATTATTTTGGCGAGGGCGAATGA
- the ptsP gene encoding phosphoenolpyruvate--protein phosphotransferase, with product MSFILQGSGVSEGIAIGHAHLAAPAALEVMHYLIPKHQVDKEIARLDSAFAVVRKEFEALQKAVADGHARAEFSAFLDLHLMILDDPTLSDATRNMITHTLCNAEWALTQQMQVLLEQFEEIEDAYLRERKADVIQVVERVLKAMLGHPGYLPVASRLTGDSILVAHDLSPADVMQYKQHQFTAFLTDLGSQTSHTAIVARSLNIPSIVALHHAHQLILENDCLIVDGTQGIVIVNPDKYVLDEYRLRQSQLELERKKLQRIKSIAAMTLDGTLIDLYANIELPEDIAQVKESGATGIGLFRSEFLFLNRDDLPGEDEQFEAYRTVAVKMHKQPVTIRTFDLGADKNLKGSEQVAANPALGLRAIRLSLAEPKMFHTQLRAILRASKYGDVRILVPMLSNVAEIDQTLVHIEYAKQALRDDKIDFDEHIKVGGMIEIPAAALSLDIFMRKLDFLSIGTNDLIQYTLAVDRIDDTVAHLYDPFHPAILWLVSHVIQSANRAKVPVSICGEMAGDKQFTRLLLGLGLQQFSMYPAQLLTVKNQILKSNLPDIIPLAQKIIKADQPEKIAALMAKLND from the coding sequence ATGAGCTTTATATTGCAGGGTTCGGGCGTATCGGAAGGCATTGCCATCGGGCACGCGCATCTGGCTGCTCCGGCTGCATTGGAGGTGATGCATTACCTGATTCCCAAGCATCAGGTGGACAAGGAGATTGCCCGGCTGGATAGCGCTTTTGCAGTGGTGCGTAAAGAATTTGAGGCGCTGCAGAAAGCGGTTGCCGACGGGCATGCGCGCGCTGAGTTCAGTGCGTTTCTCGATCTGCATTTGATGATTCTGGACGATCCGACCTTGTCGGACGCCACCCGCAACATGATTACGCACACGCTGTGCAACGCGGAATGGGCGCTGACGCAGCAGATGCAAGTGTTATTGGAGCAGTTCGAGGAAATCGAAGATGCCTATTTGCGTGAGCGCAAAGCCGATGTCATCCAGGTAGTCGAGCGTGTGCTCAAGGCGATGCTGGGGCATCCCGGTTATTTGCCGGTGGCATCGCGCTTAACTGGCGACAGCATTCTGGTGGCGCATGATCTGAGTCCCGCCGACGTGATGCAATACAAGCAGCACCAATTCACCGCTTTCCTGACCGATCTGGGCAGCCAGACATCGCATACCGCGATTGTGGCGCGCAGCCTCAATATCCCTTCGATTGTGGCATTGCATCACGCGCATCAGCTGATTCTGGAGAATGATTGCCTGATTGTCGACGGCACGCAGGGCATCGTCATCGTCAATCCGGATAAATACGTGCTGGATGAATACCGCTTGCGGCAAAGCCAGCTCGAGCTGGAAAGAAAGAAACTGCAACGTATCAAGAGTATTGCGGCGATGACGCTGGATGGCACGCTGATCGATTTGTACGCCAACATCGAGCTGCCGGAAGATATCGCGCAGGTTAAAGAAAGCGGGGCCACCGGTATCGGCTTGTTCCGCAGCGAATTTCTATTTCTGAACCGCGATGATTTGCCCGGCGAGGATGAACAATTTGAAGCGTACCGCACGGTTGCGGTCAAAATGCACAAACAGCCGGTCACTATCCGCACTTTTGATCTGGGCGCGGACAAGAACCTTAAAGGCAGCGAACAAGTAGCGGCCAACCCGGCGCTGGGCCTGCGCGCGATCCGCCTGAGTCTGGCGGAACCGAAAATGTTTCATACGCAGTTGCGTGCGATTTTGCGCGCTTCCAAGTACGGTGATGTGCGTATCCTGGTGCCGATGCTGTCCAATGTCGCGGAAATCGATCAAACCCTGGTTCATATCGAATATGCCAAACAGGCATTGCGCGATGACAAAATTGATTTCGACGAACACATCAAAGTCGGGGGCATGATCGAGATTCCGGCAGCGGCGTTGAGCCTGGATATTTTCATGCGCAAACTGGATTTTCTATCGATCGGCACCAACGATCTGATTCAATACACCCTGGCGGTCGACCGCATCGACGATACCGTGGCGCATCTGTACGATCCGTTTCATCCGGCGATTTTATGGCTGGTTTCGCATGTCATTCAGAGCGCCAATCGCGCCAAAGTGCCGGTATCGATTTGCGGGGAAATGGCGGGTGACAAGCAGTTCACACGGCTGCTGCTGGGCCTAGGGTTGCAGCAGTTTTCCATGTATCCGGCGCAATTGCTGACGGTGAAGAACCAGATCTTGAAGAGCAATTTGCCTGATATCATTCCGTTAGCGCAAAAAATCATCAAAGCCGACCAACCGGAAAAAATCGCTGCATTGATGGCCAAGTTGAATGATTAA
- a CDS encoding homoserine O-succinyltransferase MetX yields the protein MQESKSVGVVTPQYVQIDKPLQLKSGLSLESYHLVYETYGQLNAAHSNAILICHALSGNHHVAGVYAGNEKSVGWWDNMVGPGKPIDTDRFFVIGVNNLGGCHGSTGPASIDPRTGKQYGASFPVVTVEDWVEAQAQLAEHLGIEQFAAIVGGSLGGMQAMQWTLDYPERVRHALVIAAAPKLTAQNIAFNDVARQAIMTDQEFYGGNFYAYDTLPRRGLRLARMLGHITYLSDDSMAAKFGRSLRKDELSFGFDVEFEIESYLRYQGDKFADLFDANSYLLMTKALDYFDPAAAYGGDLSAAFRAAKANFLVVSFTSDWRFSPQRSQEIVKALLDNELNVSYAEISSSHGHDSFLMEPSCYHQLVRAYMDNIAI from the coding sequence ATGCAAGAATCAAAATCAGTCGGTGTGGTAACACCGCAGTACGTGCAAATCGACAAGCCGTTGCAGTTGAAAAGCGGATTGTCGCTGGAAAGCTATCACTTGGTGTACGAGACCTACGGCCAATTGAATGCCGCGCATTCCAATGCGATCTTGATTTGCCATGCGCTTTCCGGTAATCATCATGTGGCCGGTGTGTATGCCGGAAATGAAAAGAGCGTCGGCTGGTGGGACAATATGGTGGGTCCCGGCAAGCCGATCGACACCGATCGTTTTTTTGTCATTGGTGTGAATAATTTGGGTGGCTGTCATGGTTCTACCGGCCCGGCCAGTATCGATCCGCGTACCGGTAAGCAATATGGCGCGAGTTTTCCGGTGGTGACGGTGGAAGACTGGGTCGAGGCGCAAGCACAATTGGCCGAGCATTTAGGTATCGAACAATTTGCCGCCATCGTTGGCGGCAGCTTGGGCGGTATGCAGGCGATGCAGTGGACGCTCGATTATCCGGAAAGAGTGCGTCATGCGCTGGTGATCGCAGCCGCGCCCAAGTTGACCGCGCAGAATATCGCATTTAACGATGTGGCCCGCCAGGCGATCATGACCGACCAGGAATTTTACGGCGGTAATTTCTATGCCTACGACACCTTGCCGCGCCGCGGTTTGCGGCTGGCGCGCATGCTGGGGCATATCACTTATCTTTCGGATGATTCGATGGCGGCGAAGTTCGGCCGCAGTTTGCGCAAGGATGAGCTTTCTTTCGGTTTCGACGTGGAATTCGAAATCGAATCGTATTTGCGCTATCAAGGCGACAAATTTGCCGATTTGTTCGATGCCAACAGCTATCTGTTGATGACCAAGGCGCTCGATTACTTCGATCCCGCCGCGGCGTACGGTGGCGATCTGAGCGCGGCATTCCGCGCGGCCAAGGCGAATTTTCTGGTGGTTTCGTTTACCTCGGATTGGCGTTTCTCGCCGCAGCGTTCCCAGGAAATTGTCAAAGCGCTGTTGGATAACGAACTGAACGTCAGTTATGCGGAAATCAGCTCCAGCCATGGCCACGACTCGTTTCTGATGGAACCGTCCTGTTATCACCAGCTGGTACGGGCGTATATGGACAATATTGCGATCTGA